The following coding sequences are from one Caminibacter pacificus window:
- a CDS encoding NAD-binding protein produces MKILIGGAGKVGYNLAKLLSNSHDVTIIDTNPSALEYINETLDVLTIHSDLRNILTYQSLKDEYDYYIAVTNNDEINLLSSFFIDDYTNTKSKISRLKNTSYLLANLNKKFNIDYFVYPLKLTASNIGKIIEFPYANNIKELPYVEYKLYSTFSENDYQVSLLNSENSIIVGVYRKGEFLFLDESDFILEGDLVYILATEEKAKKILKNLSPSTPQEIENVLIFGAGDIGIEIARTLHEFGLNIKIVEKDEQKAQKAADILEEDVMVINASYEDENLFTSENLHLSDLAIAATRFDETNIIKGLFAKKLGIKKVICINNNLNYYSMMTSLKLPAVRGPKLSAVSQILEEINNTGNIYEKFFLGMEGKIFIKKIFSKTKFQAPKEKAKVIVIREDKILIPQNNEEILENDIVIEFNFSGNVAWIEKL; encoded by the coding sequence ATGAAGATTTTAATCGGTGGTGCCGGTAAAGTAGGCTATAATTTGGCAAAACTATTATCCAACTCTCACGATGTTACGATAATAGACACAAATCCCTCGGCACTTGAATATATCAACGAAACTTTGGACGTTTTAACTATTCATTCGGACCTTAGAAACATACTAACTTATCAATCGTTAAAAGACGAATACGACTACTACATCGCAGTTACAAACAACGACGAAATAAACCTGCTCTCATCGTTTTTTATCGACGACTATACAAATACCAAATCAAAAATCTCAAGACTAAAAAACACCTCTTATCTACTTGCGAATCTAAACAAAAAATTCAATATCGATTACTTTGTTTATCCGCTAAAATTAACTGCTTCAAACATAGGAAAAATTATCGAATTTCCATACGCAAACAACATAAAAGAACTACCATATGTCGAATACAAACTATACTCGACTTTTAGTGAAAACGACTATCAAGTCTCTCTTTTAAATTCCGAAAATTCTATAATTGTAGGAGTTTATAGAAAAGGAGAGTTTTTATTTTTAGATGAGAGCGATTTTATCTTAGAAGGAGATTTGGTCTATATTTTAGCAACTGAAGAAAAAGCAAAAAAAATTCTAAAAAACCTCTCCCCTTCCACTCCTCAAGAAATAGAAAACGTACTGATTTTCGGAGCGGGAGATATCGGAATAGAAATAGCAAGAACTCTACACGAATTCGGACTGAATATTAAAATTGTCGAAAAAGACGAACAAAAAGCTCAAAAAGCCGCTGATATTTTAGAAGAAGACGTAATGGTAATAAACGCAAGCTATGAAGACGAAAACCTATTTACCAGCGAAAATCTACATCTAAGCGATTTGGCAATTGCGGCGACAAGATTTGACGAAACGAACATTATAAAAGGACTTTTTGCCAAAAAATTAGGGATAAAAAAAGTAATTTGCATAAACAACAACCTCAACTACTATTCAATGATGACCTCACTAAAACTTCCCGCCGTAAGAGGTCCGAAACTTTCCGCCGTTTCTCAGATATTGGAAGAGATAAACAACACCGGAAATATTTACGAAAAATTTTTCTTGGGAATGGAAGGAAAAATATTTATCAAAAAAATCTTCTCAAAAACCAAATTCCAAGCTCCGAAAGAAAAAGCGAAAGTGATAGTAATCAGAGAAGATAAAATTCTTATACCTCAAAATAACGAAGAGATTTTAGAAAACGATATCGTAATCGAATTCAACTTTTCAGGGAATGTGGCATGGATAGAAAAGCTTTAA
- a CDS encoding TrkH family potassium uptake protein — protein sequence MDRKALINIIKFLALVGLIIEAMFSMVLITAKIYNEKIGYFFEYWLGSIIFFGLILILFRKHHMKLSIKEAILSVNLVWIMGGVLGAIPLMLLTHVSFVDGFFESVSGFTTTGATIYSDISDLPKSALMLRSVMHWIGGMGIIVLSIGLLSLINPTASLALFKSEATGITPEKITPKLKQTAMKLWQVYILITILDLILLKIEGMNWFDAINHAFATISTGGFSTKSESLGYWIHNPWILWTTTIFMLLSGINFIAHIKAMKGDFSGFKNEETKWYIGLFLVLSVALTLVHYFQSNDTLFFDATNAFFTISSILTTTGFATLDYSQWGQAAIAIIFMAMLLGGNAGSTAGGPKIIRYIVMFKNLKFQIKKFLFPNAIFSVKIDKKPISMNTINSVGAFFFLYIMTNTIIALYLYANGYDTMTSISAAIACVGNIGPGFGHVGPVDNFAFFTDTQKIVLAIGMIIGRLEFFTVLMLLSRDFWKKF from the coding sequence ATGGATAGAAAAGCTTTAATCAACATTATTAAATTTTTAGCCCTTGTAGGGCTCATAATCGAAGCGATGTTTAGTATGGTGCTGATAACCGCGAAAATTTATAACGAAAAAATAGGATATTTTTTCGAATATTGGCTGGGAAGTATTATATTTTTCGGCTTGATTTTAATACTCTTTAGAAAACACCATATGAAACTAAGCATTAAAGAAGCGATTTTAAGCGTTAATTTAGTGTGGATAATGGGAGGAGTGCTCGGAGCCATACCTCTTATGCTATTAACACACGTAAGCTTTGTAGACGGATTTTTTGAGAGTGTGAGCGGTTTTACGACTACGGGAGCTACTATATATTCCGATATCAGCGACCTTCCAAAAAGCGCTTTAATGCTAAGAAGCGTAATGCATTGGATAGGAGGTATGGGAATTATCGTGCTTAGTATCGGACTTTTATCTTTAATAAACCCTACCGCTTCGCTTGCTCTTTTCAAATCGGAAGCCACAGGTATAACACCTGAAAAAATCACCCCGAAACTCAAACAAACCGCTATGAAATTATGGCAAGTTTATATTTTGATAACTATTTTGGATTTGATTTTATTGAAAATTGAAGGGATGAATTGGTTTGATGCGATAAATCACGCTTTTGCTACCATTTCTACGGGAGGATTCTCAACTAAAAGCGAATCGTTAGGATATTGGATTCACAACCCGTGGATTTTATGGACTACGACGATTTTTATGCTTCTATCGGGTATCAACTTCATAGCTCATATCAAAGCTATGAAAGGAGATTTCAGCGGCTTTAAAAACGAAGAGACAAAATGGTATATCGGACTTTTTTTGGTTTTATCGGTAGCTTTAACATTAGTACACTATTTTCAATCAAACGACACACTCTTTTTCGATGCGACAAACGCATTTTTTACCATAAGCTCCATTTTAACCACTACAGGTTTTGCGACCCTTGATTATTCGCAGTGGGGACAAGCGGCTATCGCTATTATTTTTATGGCGATGCTACTTGGAGGTAACGCCGGAAGTACTGCTGGGGGTCCTAAAATCATCCGTTATATCGTTATGTTTAAAAACCTAAAATTTCAAATTAAAAAATTCCTTTTTCCAAATGCCATTTTTTCGGTAAAAATAGATAAAAAACCTATTAGTATGAATACTATTAACAGCGTAGGGGCGTTTTTTTTCCTATACATAATGACAAATACGATAATAGCTTTATATCTTTATGCAAACGGCTACGATACTATGACCTCAATCAGTGCGGCAATCGCTTGTGTGGGAAATATCGGTCCCGGATTCGGACACGTAGGCCCTGTGGATAATTTCGCGTTTTTTACCGATACTCAAAAAATAGTACTTGCAATAGGAATGATAATAGGAAGACTTGAATTTTTTACGGTTTTAATGCTTCTAAGCAGAGACTTTTGGAAGAAATTTTAG
- a CDS encoding HAD family hydrolase — MRVILFDLDGTLIDSTEAILEGFRVVFEKFGKTPASDDEVKKLIGLPLDIMFENLGIKEGVWDYVNAYKEHYRKISKQKTILLPNAKEAILKAKEFARLGIVTTKTGLYSKELLEHFGVMKYFEVLIGREHVENPKPHPEPILKALHQMNANKEAAWMIGDTCLDMVSAKEAGIKYVGVEFKYESQENMKKCAEIIKPDVLKAVEYIREVAKL, encoded by the coding sequence GTGAGAGTTATACTTTTTGATTTGGACGGGACGCTTATAGATTCTACTGAAGCTATTCTTGAAGGTTTTAGGGTTGTTTTTGAAAAATTCGGTAAAACTCCTGCGAGTGATGATGAAGTAAAAAAACTAATCGGTCTTCCTCTTGATATTATGTTTGAAAATTTGGGGATTAAAGAGGGAGTTTGGGATTATGTAAATGCTTATAAAGAACACTATCGCAAAATTTCAAAACAAAAAACAATACTTTTACCAAATGCGAAAGAAGCCATATTAAAAGCAAAAGAGTTTGCGCGTCTTGGTATCGTTACTACGAAAACGGGGCTTTATTCAAAAGAACTTTTAGAACATTTCGGAGTTATGAAATATTTTGAAGTATTGATAGGAAGAGAGCACGTAGAAAACCCGAAACCTCACCCGGAACCTATCTTAAAAGCTTTACATCAAATGAATGCCAATAAAGAAGCCGCGTGGATGATAGGGGATACCTGTCTTGATATGGTAAGTGCAAAAGAAGCTGGGATTAAATATGTCGGAGTGGAATTTAAATACGAGAGTCAAGAAAATATGAAAAAATGTGCCGAAATTATTAAACCTGATGTTTTAAAGGCTGTGGAGTATATTAGGGAAGTTGCGAAATTGTGA